In Mytilus edulis chromosome 4, xbMytEdul2.2, whole genome shotgun sequence, the following proteins share a genomic window:
- the LOC139519454 gene encoding uncharacterized protein: MGERTKKDRDKVENMAPTKHTVHKKTTESIGSRSQKFKIEYDTVEYVDRTGNELLANWKCVIQEKEEAIHATSNKLQNMKPSKLSENRLRQEIEQYIDFKEADRHVMKRCMHNLQISTKDKLRSLRKQKQFFLDTQKTLENVYKTIEKSNRSRIPNPFPKFILDVKHEHYQLFNEELLISPNGSLNKYKRKMIEVNTVIIDDTTLYIGRTGRTHVMTPIHENILESDKCITGECVDSCCTIRRSESELSFLNHEFEVEYNMFELSMESKETENYSKTEEAQRNELQKHAKRSKILLSVKLPQLLGNEKMKYKEKSPSTPVQLPVLLPNKKIKHVEESYSETLKRQPLLPNKKLIYAKELSDTVKLPPVLPDKEQTCMQDHPFTNRPGTPKLLPPVQHLPQNFKKTLIVNKSRDENKDKSKVMSTESMSKPAPQQRGETTTSSEILDMSLELGSQRPKWKSQYRTFRMQQTSRKYYYVSNRKYRFSRLHISSGKKCYIPKSKSDKVSKTVYERYCTKRTQNRDEGKQTDREKPNRYPEPNKIYALPQNMKDTYIKNKIRNEKKEKSKVIPTQSTSISAPQKTAEKTANGGTLNMNLELALKTVKWKNKFSTLRLQKTSCKDRYISERKYRFSRLHRASSKYCYIPKSKSEKVSKIVTEKYCTRGTQKGNVRKQTEKEKPDNYPAPDQIHTWSLNLKKMLIVKKMSNEKKDKSEVVKSMPLSAPEQTDETTASHKMSTSNHQQANETKTSNKMSKPAQDQTVETAAFNKMSKPEPEQIFENIREQTEREKSVSNIEQDQYHNMMDIAVHDKYPTEDIFHKLDDNELIGFHQVQEKDLFPVIENMSDSKVIGVFKKLHDKDIAVIQSISDTVNDTQSSSSGSTIVDFQGAGEKGGRLKSAMKTFVTKLIPDCIRNDNQSQPTETLSSNLQIIKVLSGTNIKTQNIPMLPAQFNPMPPNTPKPKTSNARRKRYRRKMDENNNPTDS, translated from the exons ATGGGAGAAAGAACGAAGAAGGATCG TGATAAAGTCGAAAATATGGCACCTACAAAGCATACTGTGCACAAGAAGACGACAGAAAGTA TCGGATCAAGAAGCCAGAAATTCAAGATAGAGTATGATACAGTGGAATACGTAGACAGGACAGGGAATGA aTTGCTTGCCAACTGGAAATGTGTAATACAAGAAAAAGAGGAAGCAATCCATGCAACCTCCAACAAGCTACAAAACATGAAACCAAGCAAACTTTCCGAGAATAGGCTGAGGCAAGAAATAGAGCAATACATCGATTTTAAAGAGGCTGACAGACATGTTATGAAGCGATGCATGCATAATCTACAAATTTCAACGAAAGATAAGCTTCGTTCCTTAAGGAAACAGAAACAGTTTTTTCTTGATACACAGAAAACCCttgaaaatgtttacaaaacaattgaaaagagCAACCGCTCAAGAATTCCAAATCCTTTTCCAAAATTCATTCTTGACGTCAAACACGAACATTACCAACTGTTCAACGAGGAACTTCTGATTTCACCAAATGGTAGCTTAAACAAGTATAAAAGAAAAATGATCGAAGTCAACACTGTCATTATTGATGACACCACGTTATATATCGGGAGAACTGGTAGAACACACGTGATGACACCAATCCATGAAAATATACTTGAATCAGACAAGTGCATTACCGGCGAGTGTGTTGACTCTTGCTGTACAATCCGTAGGTCCGAATCAGAACTTAGTTTCCTTAATCATGAATTTGAAGTTGAGTATAATATGTTTGAACTATCTATGGAAAGCAAGGAAACTGAAAATTATTCTAAAACGGAGGAGGCACAAAGGAACGAGCTCCAAAAGCATGCTAAGAGATCGAAAATTCTTCTTTCAGTAAAACTGCCACAATTGCTAGGTAACGAGAAAATGAAATACAAGGAAAAGTCGCCCTCTACTCCAGTACAACTACCAGTACTGCTACCAAACAAGAAGATTAAACACGTGGAAGAGTCATACTCAGAGACTCTAAAACGCCAACCATTGTTACCTAACAAGAAGTTAATATACGCGAAAGAACTATCCGACACTGTTAAACTACCACCAGTGTTACCTGACAAAGAGCAAACATGCATGCAAGACCACCCGTTCACTAATCGCCCCGGTACTCCAAAACTGCTTCCACCCGTACAGCACTTGCCACAAAACTTCAAAAAGACTTTAATTGTAAACAAGAGCAGagatgaaaataaagataaaagtaAAGTTATGTCAACAGAATCAATGTCTAAACCAGCACCACAGCAACGAGGTGAGACAACAACTTCCAGTGAAATTTTAGATATGAGCCTAGAATTAGGTTCTCAAAGGCCAAAATGGAAAAGTCAGTATAGAACTTTTAGAATGCAACAGACATCTCGTAAATATTACTACGTCAGTAATAGAAAGTACCGATTTTCCAGGCTGCATATTTCATCTGGTAAAAAATGCTATATCCCTAAAAGCAAAAGTGACAAAGTAAGCAAAACTGTTTATGAAAGATACTGCACCAAACGAACACAAAACAGGGATGAAGGAAAGCAAACAGACAGAGAAAAACCAAACAGATACCCAGAACCAAATAAAATTTATGCATTGCCACAAAATATGAAAGatacatatattaaaaataagatCAGGAATGAAAAGAAAGAGAAAAGTAAAGTTATTCCAACGCAATCAACGTCTATATCGGCTCCACAGAAAACTGCTGAGAAAACAGCAAATGGTGGTACTTTAAATATGAACTTAGAATTAGCTTTAAAAACGGTAAAATGGAAGAATAAGTTTTCAACTTTGAGGCTGCAAAAGACATCTTGTAAAGATCGCTACATCTCTGAGAGAAAGTATCGATTTTCCAGGCTTCATAGGGCATCTAGTAAATATTGCTATATACCTAAAAGCAAAAGTGAAAAAGTAAGCAAAATCGttactgaaaaatattgtacCAGAGGAACACAAAAAGGGAATGTCAGAAAGCAAACAGAGAAAGAAAAACCGGACAATTACCCAGCACCTGATCAAATTCATACTTGGTCACTAAATTTGAAAAAGATGTTAATTGTAAAAAAGATGAGTAATGAAAAGAAAGATAAAAGTGAAGTTGTGAAATCAATGCCTTTATCAGCACCAGAGCAGACTGATGAAACAACAGCTTCACATAAAATGTCTACATCAAACCATCAGCAGGCCAATGAGACAAAAACTTCCAATAAAATGTCAAAACCAGCACAAGATCAGACTGTTGAGACAGCAGCCTTCAATAAAATGTCAAAACCAGAACCAGAGCAGATTTTTGAGAATATCAGAGAGCAGACAGAAAGAGAAAAATCGGTCAGCAACATAGAACAAGACCAATATCATAATATGATGGATATTGCAGTGCATGATAAATATCCAACTGAAGACATCTTTCACAAACTGGATGATAACGAACTGATAGGGTTTCATCAGGTCCAAGAAAAAGACCTGTTTCCTGTCATCGAAAATATGAGTGACAGCAAAGTGATAGGAGTATTCAAGAAACTGCATGATAAGGATATTGCAGTCATTCAAAGCATAAGTGATACCGTAAATGACACTCAAAGCTCGAGCTCAGGTAGTACAATAGTTGATTTTCAAGGTGCAGGAGAAAAGGGTGGTAGATTGAAATCAGCAATGAAAACATTTGTGACAAAACTTATTCCAGATTGCATAAGGAACGATAACCAAAGTCAACCAACAGAAACTCTGTCTTCAAATTTGCAAATTATAAAAGTACTCTCTGGAACGAATATCAAGACACAAAATATTCCTATGTTACCCGCACAATTTAATCCTATGCCACCAAAtacaccaaaac